In the genome of Brachypodium distachyon strain Bd21 chromosome 3, Brachypodium_distachyon_v3.0, whole genome shotgun sequence, the window ATTAACTGGTTAAGTATTTTACGAGCACACAATATTTTTGATTCGAAGACTTTGTTCCAGTTAAGTCAAAGAAGCTGGTGCGTATTGATTACATTGCGCGGATTAGTGTGTAAGCTGCAAGCTATTGTAAATGATTTTTATTAGTATGTGCTCCTTTTGGACAGACAAGTtccattttttgtgtgtgtagaAGTCAGGATGAAGAAGATGGTGATGTTTATCTTACTGTATACAGGACGGTGATGATCTCCAGCTTGCTGGTCAGCATCCACAGCGACACGCGCctctccatcgccgccgtcaGCGCCCCGCCCTGCAGCGTGCTGATGAAGAACATGAGGGCGGTGCTGGAGTAGATGGCCGGGTACTTCTTGGTCAGCCTGgtctgcagcagcagccagaaGGAGAAGCACAGACAGTTTGCCAGCAGTGCAACAGTGCCCAGCATCCAGCTCTTGTTGCCACTgccctctgctgctgctgcatggtGAGCAGCTGCTGGGCTCAGTGCAGCAGAGGCTTGGTGCGTCAGTGGCACTCCCTTGTAGAGGCTCAACAGCAGCAAGCCGGCGAGCGACAGGAGTGTCCCGGTGATCTTTGCAGCTCCTGCCATGCTCTTCACCTTGAGCGATTCCATCCTGGGATCACCGGGGATGTCGATGATGACaagaatggtttgaacttgatGTGATTATATATGTGCGTGTACCTCAGCACGACAGCGATGATGAAGGTGAGCACAGGAGACAGGTTGATGAAGGTTATGGCGAATGTCGCGGTGGTGTACAGCAAGCCGTAGAACAAGGTGTACTGCAAGAGCACGACGCCGAGGACAGCGCTGAAGAAGAGGTACACAAAGATCTCCACTGTGAGCTCGGGCCTTGTGCTCCTGCAGTTAGGGAGATATAAGGCAGTTTCAGTTTGCTGTCAATTTCGATATTCACATGGATAATGCATGCAGGGGCGGACCCAGAATAAAAATTGGGAGCAGGCAAGGATGTATTCATGAACCAGTTAGACATTTGAGAGTGGGGGCAGCCTCTATGTACCATAGGCTTGGTATGAAGAGAATGAAAATCAAGTGGGTGCAGCTGCCCCCACAGCCTCTAAGGTGGAAGGTGGATTCGCCCCTCGatgcatggatggatgcaAGGGTATACCGTTCTTTGAAATAGGCTATCGGAGCAAGGAAGATGGTGGCCACCAGCTGCCGGAGTGTGACGAGGACCAGGCGGTTCAGCCCTTGCTCAAGTGCCTTCTTCACCAGCGCCGTCATCACCGCCGAGATGAGATCGAAGACCAGCATTCCGATCACCGGCATCCACTCATCCACCCACATTGTGTGTAGTTAACTTTGACCTACAAGATGACTGCTCTGCTAGGCTTCTCATGAACTGCCAGATTATATATAGATAGGCCTGCACTGCCACTCACCTTTGGTGCTACAAAAAGTTACAGGTCTCATTCATGAAAGGAAATCCTAGGTGGTAAGCactaactagctagctagctaggcatcCTTCATCCTAGCCATCTTATATAAATATTACATAATAATATTGTATACAAACAATGTCTCTCCAGACACCAATCACCAGGTACTGATGTGAGAGAGCATTATCTAAGTACAGTCAGATCACTAGCTTTATATGTGAGAGAGCAATGCTGATGCTAATTCTAATGCTAAGGGCTGTTGATTGGAGCAAGGCAGGACAAGACAAAAGTGAGTTGACGAATGGTAGAAAGTGCTTGAGTagatttcctaaaaaaaaggtgctTGAGTAGATTACTAGTGGCAGGCCTTCTCCAGAGAGTGCAATATGTTCTATTCGTATAATTAAATAAGAAACTATatctttttgaaggaaattGAGATATTATTGATAGAAGATATTACACGGTTAATTACATAGAGGGGGTTCAATTTCAGCATCCACTAATTCATCATACACAAAACGGAAGAACCTACTGCCAATAGCCACTTCTGCATCTCAGAAACTGGAATATAACTCCAGATACCTGCATAACAATCATCGTCATAGGTCAACCAATTTGTAGTAATCACTTCACGGGAAAGGCAATGAAGTTCTATCTCACAAATTTGCATGATTCCAACGATAATCTATACGCTGAAGATCatggaaaaaatatatgcaaaGCTGAATCATCCTGGAATTATTAGACGACTTACAACAGATATACACAAATTAGATGTATCATGTGCATCATCTTATTAATCAACTTGATCATATTCATGCCGTGGAGACCTCAGACAAGAGATCACGCATCATCTTATAAAATATTTATTGAGCAACCGAGAAACAAGTATACACATAGCAAAGAGATAAATTTACATCACCTGTTCAACCAACATAGCACGTTAGCAGATCTCATGTGTTCACATTTTCAGCTCCACCAGCAATTTCCCTGCCTACAAGCAAAAGAAGTCTGCATATGTATGATGTAACCTCAGGGGGAGAGACCATCTTTTCTGACAAGGATAAAAATATGTAAATGAAGCCACATAGATTGCCAGGTGCAAGGAAGAATGAAGTAACCATTTACCAAGTAATGAAGGACAAGTTACAGCAGTTTAGGCGTTCAGATTAAAGAGTATTCTCGAGGAATTGGTTTCAGTTGTGCGAAGTTAGCCAAAACAAAAGATGCTTGATTGAGAAAGTTCTATGACAAAATGAATATTACATAGAACTATTAAGAGTTAATGAACCGGTACTGTTTTCTTCCAAAGAAGATACAATAGATGCCATTATGAATTTCTGATTTGTTATCAACATAAATACTACAAAATGTGCCAAATCGAATAACTATTTCACAAGTTATAATTTTCCAGTTAAATGGAAATTGGAAGCTTTTGAGCTCCTTTCATTATTATGAGCTTTAAGCTTTCAGACGTGCCAATCAAATAACTATTTCACATATGAGATCAATAGAAGGAAATGGAAATTGGAAGCTTTTGAGCTCCTTTCATTATTATGAGCTTTAAGCTTTCAGACGTGCCAATCAAATAACTATTTCACATATGAGATCAATAGAAGGAAGCAATAGCTATGGTTCTAGTTTTGTTATAGCTTTATTGCAGTTTAGCGATAAACAGTGATATAAAAGATTTACATTGTCATAAGATCACCATcgagagaaagaaacaaacaagtCAATTTGCTCTTAAATGTCTAGTCAACCCCTGCGCACACTGACGATATTACAGGAAGAGGAAGCATGCACCCGAAGTAATTGAAATGAATCTTAGcaaaacaagtactccctccgatccatattacttgtctcaaatttgcccaaatatggatgtatctatgtttaaaaaacgtctatatacatgtaatatttcgacaagtaatatggatcggagggagtaacttagTTTTGTTACGTATGCAAATCAGAGACGATGTATTACCTGCAGTATAGAAACTTGTATATGGATGGTAGATTCTGTCCCTCATGTAATATCCTCTACGAGTACATTTGAACTTCATCGATTCAAGCTGGAGCGTGAAGTGTTACGTATGCAAATCAGAGACGATGTATTACCTGCAGTATAGAAACTTGTATATGGATGGTAGATTCTGTCCCTCATGTAATATCCTCTACGAGTACATTTAAACTTCATCGATTCAAGCTGGAGCGTGAAGTCATCATAACCTGAAGACAGAAAGATCGCATTTGTGTCTTCATCATACCCAAGCATCTGGACCACTGGGTACCCGTGTCGTAAAAAGCGCTCATCCAATTGAACAGTTTTCTGTAGCACCCATGAGGCAACACCATCACCATCAGATTTCCTCGCCCATAACTGAATGCTCAGTTCTGAAACTGACAAAACAGCAAGGCCAGGGCCACCATCCTCTCCTCGTAAGATCTGGTAGGACCACAAGACCTCTTCAGGGCCAGTAAAATGGAGGTCTGCCAGCTTGTCAATCACAACAAGGGTCTGCCTTTGAAAATCGAACTTAAGGATGCCGCCTCCAGAAAGCAACCAGCAAAGTGCATTCCCAACCAGGACGCTGGGCCTTTGGGAAAGAATTGCGGAAAGAATTCCTCCTGCAGTGGTTATGGACATAATATCTCCCCACACACCAGTGTTGGATTCGTAGAGACAAACGGACGTCTTTGTGCGATCGGAGTTCTGGCTAGTCAAGGCCAGTTTGAATGGGGTCAAGTGACAATCGTCGGAATCAGCGCACAGCACGGCTGCACTCAGGGCGGTGCCATTTGTGTCATGATGGTCGAAGGCAAAGCTCGGTGGCATATGCACGCGCCGTTGGACGGCAGTGAGGGTGTCCCACAGGAATACCTCCGGGCGCTTTCGGTCGAGGAAGACCGCCACGCCGTGGCGGCAGCCgtggaaggagaaggagaagtcCCATCGAATCCCACCGCCGATGTTCTCCGGCAGGGCGACGGGGATGCAGTCGGGAGGGTCCAGCAGGGGAGCGAAGACGGGGGCAGCGTTCCATTGcttgaggaagaagccgaGGAGTGGAGATCTCCGGTGGTGCTtgcggaagcggcggcggaatCGGGGGTCGGAGAGGATGCCGCGCCAGCGCTTGCAGACGAGGGAGGCGCGCGGGAAAGAGGATGGGTTtggagggaggcggaggaggatctcACGGAGCAGGTCTTCGTCGTCCAGcggggccgccgtcgccggcgccggcgtggaatggcggcggcggctcatCGTCTCTCGGGGCAGGGTTTGGAACGGGCTGTGTGCTGAACTGCTGATACAGAGGGTAGAGtggaagctttttttttagcgcaAGAGTGGAAGCTAATGGGCCGGTTTTGGCCCGGCCGaagcacggcacggcacgggccAATTTGTGCCGGACCAGGCACGAGACCCACCACAGGCCGGACTTTTCTTTTCGTTTAAGCCCATGGGGCGgcagtttttcaaaaaaaaataaaaacccaTGGGTCGGCACGGGCACGGCACAAAAAAGGTGGGCCAGGCCCGGCATGTGCATCTCAGCAACTCCAGATACCTTCATAACAAATTAACAATCATCGTCATCGGTCAATCCAATTTGTAGTAATCACTACGGAAAAGCGATGAAGTTTGATCCCACGATCTTGAATGATTCCGACAATAAACTATATTCTGAAGAtcatacaaaaaatatatatgcagACATTCATCTTTCAATTACAAAACTAAATGAATGGAGAACGGCAAAAGCCAATAGAAGAACAGTAATTTATCTTCTGTATCATGTGCATCATCttattaatcaaattgatgtTGTGGAGACCTCACATAAGAGATCACACATCATCCTTACTAAACACTAGTTGAGCAACACAGAGAGAAGATATACACATAGCAAGGGATTACATCACCTGTTCAACCAACATAGCACGTTAGCAGATCTCATGCGTTCACATTTTCAGCTCCACCATCTCCGCCAGCAATTCCCCTGCCTACAAGCAAAAGAAGTCCAATAAAACAAAGGAAAAGCTGGGTAAACAATGAAGGCATATGTTCATATGTATAATGTAACTTGAGGGGGAAAGACCGTCTTTTATATATGACAAGGATACATCTATGTAAATGAAGCCACATATATTGCCAGGTGCGAGGAAGAACCATAATACTCATTTAACAAGTAATGAATGGCATGTTACGGCAGTTTAGATGTTCAGAGAAAAATGTATTCATCTACAAAATGCTCTAGAGTGAAAGTGAAACGACAGACAAGAAGATTCATAACATGGAAGTATAAGTGTATAACCAAATTTGGGGCTGGCTTCTTCAGGAACCCGACTCGTTTATCCTAATTTATTATACTATTAAAGTCTATCCAAATTTAAGGTTGACTCCGTTTCCTAAAGAAGCTGACCTAGCATGATAGTCTAACCAAATTTGGGGGTGGCTTCTCTAGGAAACATGTCATCACAGACAAAAACTAGGCCTCCATCTAAGCAGATCATTCGAGATTAATATGGGCCTCCATATTAGCAGGCCTTCCATGTTGTTGTTTTCCATACGGGCCTCCCGATTTAGCCCATTAATCTcaccgtcttcttcttcctcgtggtcttcttcctctgcatGAGCGAGGCGAGCGAGTGATTGGCGCGGACTAAGTCTGAATCGTTCAACAGCGAAGGCAACGCAAATTGATTAACgcatgtatgcatgtattggCTGGCATGGCGCGCTCTCCGGAGCAGCAAGGCTCTAAGAATAGAAGAGGTCAGGAGGCCGCCATGGAATGGAACCCCCGATAAATGGCCGGCGAGCGAGCGAGGCTTCCTCCCGACCTCAATTCCCCGCCCCATCTCGATCTATTAAAActccttccttcttcttggcttcttcttcgatTTCGCAAATTAAGAATCCGTGGATCAAGAATTCCTCTGTTCTGTGTGCGCGCCGGAGGGGaaaatcgatcgatcgagctctCCATCGAGGAAATTAGAATAAATTCAATCAAGGTAGTTCGCCGCCTGAGTATGGGGCTGAGGGAGATGGCCTTCGTGTTCTtcttggtggcggcggccatggcgccggcgagcgTGGAAGCGGAGATGGAGGAGTGCGCGAAGCCGGTCAGCGTGTCCGCGGCGTGCAGGGGCGCGGCGGACACGCACCACGGCGTCGACTACGACCACTGCGTCCGCTCGCTCTCCGTCGACCCGCGCAGCGccgaggcggccggcggcggcatccaCGGGCTCGCCATGCTCGCCACCAGGCTCGCCATCGACCACGCCGCCAGCACCGAGGCCAagctcgacgacctcgcccaGCTCgagcccgaggaagaagaaggagcgaGGAAGCGCGCGAGGTTCAACCACTGCCTGGAGCAgtacggcggcgccgccgacctgcTCCGCGA includes:
- the LOC100822238 gene encoding uncharacterized protein LOC100822238 isoform X1; amino-acid sequence: MSRRRHSTPAPATAAPLDDEDLLREILLRLPPNPSSFPRASLVCKRWRGILSDPRFRRRFRKHHRRSPLLGFFLKQWNAAPVFAPLLDPPDCIPVALPENIGGGIRWDFSFSFHGCRHGVAVFLDRKRPEVFLWDTLTAVQRRVHMPPSFAFDHHDTNGTALSAAVLCADSDDCHLTPFKLALTSQNSDRTKTSVCLYESNTGVWGDIMSITTAGGILSAILSQRPSVLVGNALCWLLSGGGILKFDFQRQTLVVIDKLADLHFTGPEEVLWSYQILRGEDGGPGLAVLSVSELSIQLWARKSDGDGVASWVLQKTVQLDERFLRHGYPVVQMLGYDEDTNAIFLSSGYDDFTLQLESMKFKCTRRGYYMRDRIYHPYTSFYTAEKMVSPPEVTSYICRLLLLVGREIAGGAENVNT
- the LOC100823172 gene encoding putative invertase inhibitor, whose translation is MAGERARLPPDLNSPPHLDLLKLLPSSWLLLRFRKLRIRGSRIPLFCVRAGGENRSIELSIEEIRINSIKVVRRLSMGLREMAFVFFLVAAAMAPASVEAEMEECAKPVSVSAACRGAADTHHGVDYDHCVRSLSVDPRSAEAAGGGIHGLAMLATRLAIDHAASTEAKLDDLAQLEPEEEEGARKRARFNHCLEQYGGAADLLRDALDNLQAKIYGKAMEQLMAALGASESCEDAWKGEKELPVAAHDREYGRMAHIAVGFTHAAA
- the LOC100822238 gene encoding uncharacterized protein LOC100822238 isoform X2; its protein translation is MSRRRHSTPAPATAAPLDDEDLLREILLRLPPNPSSFPRASLVCKRWRGILSDPRFRRRFRKHHRRSPLLGFFLKQWNAAPVFAPLLDPPDCIPVALPENIGGGIRWDFSFSFHGCRHGVAVFLDRKRPEVFLWDTLTAVQRRVHMPPSFAFDHHDTNGTALSAAVLCADSDDCHLTPFKLALTSQNSDRTKTSVCLYESNTGVWGDIMSITTAGGILSAILSQRPSVLVGNALCWLLSGGGILKFDFQRQTLVVIDKLADLHFTGPEEVLWSYQILRGEDGGPGLAVLSVSELSIQLWARKSDGDGVASWVLQKTVQLDERFLRHGYPVVQMLGYDEDTNAIFLSSGYDDFTLQLESMKFKCTRRGYYMRDRIYHPYTSFYTAGREIAGGAENVNT
- the LOC100822238 gene encoding WAT1-related protein At3g30340 isoform X3; this translates as MWVDEWMPVIGMLVFDLISAVMTALVKKALEQGLNRLVLVTLRQLVATIFLAPIAYFKERSTRPELTVEIFVYLFFSAVLGVVLLQYTLFYGLLYTTATFAITFINLSPVLTFIIAVVLRMESLKVKSMAGAAKITGTLLSLAGLLLLSLYKGVPLTHQASAALSPAAAHHAAAAEGSGNKSWMLGTVALLANCLCFSFWLLLQTRLTKKYPAIYSSTALMFFISTLQGGALTAAMERRVSLWMLTSKLEIITVLYTGVVGSGAGYLIITWCVEKKGPVFTAAFIPVIQIMVAIIDFFFLHEQIYLGSVLGSALMILGLYLLLWGKKRDEASSVSCAANKQVDEETENRQ